The window GCTTTCGGGGATCGATTTCGCCGGGCGCCTTGTCCAGACCGCCAGTGGGCCTTTCGCGGGCCAGCTGAGCGCTTCGGGCAATGGGGTCGGCGGCAAGGTCGATCTTTCGGCGGACGGCGAATACCAGGCCGCGAAGTTCAACCTGCGCGCCAAGGATACGGTATTCCAGGGGCCTGCAAACCTCGCCATCGGATCGGCTATCGTTGATGGGCGTGCGGTGCTCTACGATCAGCCGCTGCTCGTCGCCGACGCGCAGGTGTCGGGCGTCAGCATGGGCGAATACAACCTGGCCGCAGGCCGCGTGCTGATCGATTACCGTGACGGAGCGGGCAGGGCGAAGGGGCTGGTCGAGGGTGTGAGCGGCATTCCCTTCCGGCTTGGCTTCAACGCCGAGATGCAGCCCGAGTTGTGGCGGGTGGCCCTGCGTGGTCGTATGCGGGGGCAGACCGTCAAGACGATCAACCCGGCCCGCATCGCCATCAAGGAGGATGGCTACGAGCTTCTGCCCAGCGCTGTCTCGATTGGCGGAGGCACCTTGCGGCTCTCGGGCGACTATGGCGCGGGCATGTCTCTCAAGGCGCGGCTCGAAGGGCTCGACGTCGCCATGGCCAATGCGTTCATGCCGGGCCTCGGCCTTGGGGGGACCGTCAATGGCAGCGTCGATTTTGCGCAGGAGAACGCGGCCTCCTTCCCACAGGCCGATGCCCGTCTGACGCTTGCGAACTTCACGCGGACCAGCTCGAGCACTGTCAGCGAGCCGGTGAACATGAACCTTGTCGGCAAGCTGCTGGCTGACGGAGCGGAAGTGCGCTCGGTCGTGCGCCGCCGGGGCAGCGTGATCGGCCGTATGGCTGCCAACCTGCGGCCGCTTCCCGCGAGCGAAGGCCCGTGGATGGCGCGGCTTCTCGAGGCGCCCCTGAGCGGTGGCATCCGTTACAACGGGCCTGCAGCGACGCTGTTTTCCTTTGCGGGCCAGCCAGGCCAGTCGCTGACGGGCTCGGTTGGTTTGGCTGCGGACTTCTCCTGCAAGCTCATGGACCCATGCCTGAAGGGCGTGGTGAAGGGCCGGGGGCTCACCTATGAGAACCAGGCTTACGGGACCCGCCTTTCGGAGATGGATCTGGAAGGCGCCTTTACCGGGGACCGCTTTGCCTTGCGCTCGCTGAATGGCAAGGCTGGCGATGGTACGATCAAGGCCAACGGCTTTGTCAGCCTGTCGGCAGCCGGCGGCTATCCGATGGATATCAAGGTCGAACTCGACGATGCACGCCTCGCCAAGAGCAGTTCGCTGTCGGCAAGTGCCAGCGGTTCGCTGCGTTTCCAGAAGAAGCCGAGCGAAACGCCGCTCCTCTCGGGTGAAATACGCCTTCCCGAGACCCGCTACCAGATCGTGATGGACAGCGTCTCCGAAGTGCCCAAGCTGACCGGCGTGCGTTTCAAGCCGCGTCGCGGTCCGGTGCGCGTGTCTGGCGACGAGGAAGCGGAAAGCATGGCGGGTGCCTTCGGCAACATCCGTCTCGATCTCCATCTTCTCGCACCTGAGAAGCTCTACGTGTCCGGCATGGGCCTGGAGTCGGAATGGTCGGCCGACTTCACCATCAATGGCACGAGCAGCGAGCCGACCATGGCCGGCAAGGTGGAGCTTGTTCGCGGCACCCTGGGCTTCGCGGGTCGCTCCTTCGATCTCAGCGAGGGTCTCATCACCTTCAATGGAGGCCGCACGATCGATCCCACGGTGGCCATCACCGCGACCGAATCGATCGAGGACGTCCAGGTGAGCGTGATTGTCTCGGGCCAGGCCTACGATCCCCAGTTCGACTTCAATTCCTCGCCCAGCCTGCCCGACGACGAAATCGTCTCGCGCATCCTGTTCGGCAGCTCAGTGGCGAACCTCTCGGCCATCCAGGCCGTCCAGCTCGCCTCCTCGCTCAACTCGCTGCGGGCCTCGGGCGGCGGTCTGAACCCGCTCGGATCGTTGCGCTCGGCGACCGGTGTCGACCGGCTGCGTATCCTGGGCGCGGATGAGGACAGCGGGCGCGGAACGGCGCTTGCTGCAGGTCAGTACCTGACCGATGACATCTACGTCGAACTCATCACCGATGCCCGCGGGTTCACCGCGACCCAGCTGGAGGTCAGCGTGACCAACTGGCTCTCGGTCCTGAGTCAGGCGGGTGGTTCGGGCGTCAACAGCGTCAACGTGCGCATCCGGAAGGATTATTGATGCCGCGGAGTGCTCTTTTCTTGCGAACTCTGGCACTGGCAGGGGCAGGCTTGCTCGCCGCCTGCCAGCAGGAGCCCGGGTTCGATGAGCGCTACGAGGACGCCACGAAGCGCATCGAAGCGAGCAGCAAGGCCATCGATGCGCAGCTGGCCCCTACGGCCGCACCTACGCGCGGCGGTGGCGCTGCGGCGGCGCCTGTCAGGTAGGCTTGAGGCAACCTGGTGTTTACCTGCCTTTGCTATCGATTGCAGAAGAAGGTCGCGCATCACGAAAGGTTTAGGAATGTACGCCGGAAATCCCGGTGATCGGCTGTCCGGTCGCCATGAGGTGCTGCTGAGCGCGCGCTGCCGCAAGTCCCCCTGGAAGGTCTTTGATGTCGAGATCGGCAATCTGGGAACTGGCGGCTGCTCGATCCTGCGGAGCCGGGAGAGCTTTGCGCAAGGCGAGGAAGTCACGTTGCGATTCGCCCATCTCAAGCCGCGCAAGGCGCGCGTACGCTGGGTGCGCGAAGGGGCCGTCGGCATCGAATTCGTGCACGCACTTGCGCCGGCAACGATAACCGATCTCAATGCCCGCTACGGACTGTCCATGGCTGTGCCACAGGATCCGGCGTGATTGTCGATGTCAGGAGAGGGGGGTGGTGGACGCACTTGGGCTCGAACCAAGGACCCGCTGATTAAGAGTCAGCTGCTCTACCAACTGAGCTATGCGTCCCCACGAGAGGGCCATCCCTGTAAGGATGGTTGGTAAGGTGGTGGTGGACGCACTTGGGCTCGAACCAAGGACCCGCTGATTAAGAGTCAGCTGCTCTACCAACTGAGCTATGCGTCCCCACGAAAGGGCCACCCCGAAGAGTGGTTGATGAAGGCTTGGTGGACGCACTTGGGCTCGAACCAAGGACCCGCTGATTAAGAGTCAGCTGCTCTACCAACTGAGCTATGCGTCCACTTTTAGCCTTCTGCCGTGAGCCGGTGTGAAGCCGTTTGGCTTCGCCGATTCGGCGGCGGAGTGGCTCCTATACAGGCTCATTCGAGGAAGGGAAGAGAAAACTTGAAATTTTTTCAGGTGAATGACGAAGGTCCACGGTTCCAGCGGTTTACGGCGAGCAGAACGCCCAGGCAGATCATGTTGGTGAGCATCGAGGTTCCGCCATGGCTCATCCACGGAAGCGGGATGCCAACGACTGGCGCCATGCCCATCACCATCATCAGATTGATGGCGACGTAGAAGAAGATCGTCGTGCTCATTCCGGCGGCCAGCAGGCTCGAGAAGCGGTCCGGAGCCTTGGCCGCCACGCGCAGCCCCCAGCCCAGGATGATCGCGAAGACCGCGATCACGAAGAGGCCGCCCACCATGCCCCATTCCTCGGCCATGGTGGCGAAGACGAAGTCGGTATGGGCCTCGGGAAGATATTGCAGGTGGCTCTGCGAACCGTTGCCAAAGCCCTTGCCGAACACGCCGCCCGATCCGATCGCAATCTTGGACTGGATGATGTGGTAGCCATCGCCTTGCGGATCAGCCTCGGGGTCGAACAGCGTCAGGACGCGCTTCCTCTGGTAGTCGTGGAGCACGAAGAAGAAGGCCGCGGGGACGATGGCGATCAGCGGAACCGTCGCGCCGAAGAACCAGCTGATCGGGAGCCCTGCGAGAAACATGATGACGACGCCGCCAAAGCAGATGGCGAGCGCTGTTCCCAGATCAGGCTGGATCAGCACGAAAACGGCGGGAATGCCAATCAGGATGCAGGCAGGCACGAGGCCGCGCCAGCTGCGGGTAAGCGGCGCGGGAAGGGTCTCGTAGAACTTGGCCAGGACGAGGACGATACCCGGCTTCATCAGCTCGGAGGGCTGGAGCGTCATGAAGCCGAGGTCCAGCCAGCGCTGGCTGCCGCTGCCGACACCGATGCCGACCGCGCCGACCAGTTCGACCAGCACGAGCAGCATCAGGATCAGGGCGTAGGTCGGATAGGCCATGATCCGGAAGAAATTGCGGCTGAACATCGAGATGACGAAGGCCATCACCAGGAACAGGCCAAAACGCAGGACATGGCTCTGTGCATAGGGGTGCAGACTGCCCCCGGCCGCCGAATAGAGCACGGCGCCGCCCAGGCCCACGAGCGCGAAGAGCGGTATGAGCACGATCCAGGGCTGGCGTGCAAAGACCGCGGGCAGGTTCATGAGGCTCATTGCGTGGACTGCCCGGCACTGGTGGTGGCGGAGGGCGCTGCGTCCGACGTATCCGGCGATGCGTTCGCGCTTGGCGATGCAACCGGCTCGGGGCGGGGGCTCTGGGCTTCGCTCATGATGGGTTGGGGCTGGCTCTGCGTGTTTTCAGCGTCGCGCACGGCTTCGGCTTCCTGTTCGGTCGAGACCTTGGGAGCCGAGACGCCGTACTGCCGAACATAGGAGCCGTAGCGCGAATCGGCGCGTTCCTGCGCGGTGCCGCCCCACTGGCTCTCATATTCGGTGAGACGCTCCATCGCGGCCTCCTTGTCCCACAGGTAGGTCATCACGTCGCGCGCGATGGGGTAGGCCGCGCCCGAGCCGCCGCCGTGCTCGATGGCAACGGCGCAGGCGTAGCGGGGCTTGTCCCAGGGCGCGAAGCAGATGAAGTGGCCGTGGTCGCGGTACTTGAAGGGGCCGGTCTTGCCGTTCGAGATGCTGAGGCTAACGACCTGGGCCGTACCCGTCTTGCCCGCGAGCAGCACGTCCTTCATGGGCAGCGCGGCGCGGTGTGCCGTGCCGGGGCCGTTGACCACGTCCGACATCGCCTTGTGGACGTAGTCGAGGTGGTCCTGCGGGATACCCAGCGATTCGGCGTGCTGCGGCTTACCGGTGTGGATCAGGCGCGGCTGCAGGTTAAGGCCGCTTGCGATGCGCGAGGCCATGACCGCCTGCTGCAGCGGGTTCACGAGGAAGTAGCCCTGGCCGATGGTGGCGTTCACCGAATCGAAGGTCTGCCACTCGCGCTCGTACTTGCGCAGCTTCCAGGCCGGGTCAGGCACCGTGCCGTAGGACTGGCCGACGACGGGCAGGTCGAACTCCTGCCCGAGGCCCAGCTTGCGCGCCATCGCGGCAATGACGTCCATGCCCATGCGCTGGACCATCGCGTAGAAATAGACGTCGCAGCTCTGGTAGATGCCCTTGGCCATGTCGACCTGGCCGTGGCCACGCCGGTTCCAGCAGTGGAACACGCGGTTGCCCACGCGCAGGCCGCCGCCGCAATAGACGGTCTCGTTCGGGTCAAGGCCGGCTTCGCGGAAGGCGAGGCTGACCATTGGCTTGACGGTGGAGCCGGGCGGGTAGAGCCCGCGCAGGACCTTGTTGCGCAAAGGCACGTGGTCGTCATCCGACAGCATCTTCCATTCCAGGCGGCCGATGCCGTCGGAGAAGCTGTTGGGATCGAAGCTGGGCATCGAAGCCATCGCGAGGATGTCGCCGTTGTGGCAGTCCATCACGACAACCGAGCCGGACTCGGTGCCGATGCGCCGTGCGGCATAGGACTGCAGGCCCGCATCGATGGTGAGCTTGACGGTGTCGCCGGGAATGTCGTCGCGTGTCTCGAGGTCGCGGATGATGCGTCCGCGCGCGGTGACTTCGGTGCGCCGGGCGCCCGGCTTGCCGCGCAGTTCCTTCTCGAACACCTTTTCCAGGCCGTCCTTGCCGACCTTGTAGCCCGGCGTCAGGAGCAGCGGATCACGGTCCTTCTCGTACTCCTCGGCAGAGGCAGCACCGACATAACCGATAAGGTGGCCTACGTTCACGCCGTCGGGGTAATAGCGCGAGTAACCACGCTGGGTAACGACGCCGGGCAGTTCGGGCAGGCGCACGCTGACGGCCGAGAAACGGTCGAGATCGAGTCCGCTTGCAACCTGTACCGGGGCAAAGCCGCGGGCGTCCTCAAGCTTGTCCTGCAGGTCCTGCCGCGCGACCGGGGTGAGGTCGAGAAGATCGCCGAGCATCGCGACGGTCTCGGCCTTGTCGTGCATGCGCTCGGGGATCACGTCGACGCGAAAGTCGGCGCGGTTGGAAGCAAGTGGGGTGCCATGCCGGTCGAGGATCCAGCCCCGGCGCGGCGCGATCAGCGAGAGGTTGACGCGGTTGCTCTCGGCCTCGAGCTGGTACTTCTCGTTCTCGAACACGGCGAGGTAGCCGAGGCGCGCGGCGAGAAGGCAAGCGACCCCGCCCTGGACCGAGCCGAGCACGACGGTGCGCCGGTCGAAGCTGTTGCGCAGGATGCCGTTGGAAATGTGGGGCTTGGGCTTGGCGCGGCGAAAGCGGAATTTCATCGGGTGATCCGCACCGCGGTCAGGCGCAGGCGGTCAAGAACGGCAACCAGGCGTCCGATGAGGGGGTAGGCGAAAATCGAGATCACGAGTTGAGGCACCACGACATGAATGGGGGCATTGGCGGCAACCAGGTTGGACAGGAGATAGCTGCCCAGAATGTAGAGGATGATGAGACTGGTGGCTACCAGCCATTCGGTGGCGAAATTGCGCCAGGGGAAGCGCTCTTCCAGGTTGTCGATGGCGATGGCCGCGAGCGACCATAGCAGCACCGCGGAACCGAAGGGTTGACCCGAAAACAGATCGTCAACGAGGCCGAGCGGCAGGCCCGCCCACAGCGGCAAGAGCCCCGGGCGCAACTGGCGCCAGGCAAGGAAGGTCAGGAACCCGAACGGGGGGAACATCGGGGCCGAGGCGATCACGAACCAGGTCGGAACGATCGTGGCCAGCACCACCGACAGCCAGGGCACGACCTGGGCCAGGATCGGGGAGGGGGCCCGGTTGATCCGCGGACGCGGCCCATCGTCGCGGCGCGTCGTGGGGCCTTCGAGCACTAGGGCTTCTCCGCAGGGGCTTCGACCGGCGGTGCCTCCGGGGCCCAGGCCCTTTCGACGAGCACGTAGTCGGCATCGGTCGGGTTGCTGATCACGCGGGCAATGGCGCCGTCGCGCAGGATTTCGGTGAGGACCGCCATCGGCGTGCCGGGGCGGTAAAGGCCGCCAGCGCCCGAGGAGACGATGACATCGCCCTTCTTGAGCGGATTGATGCCCAGGTTCACGAGGCGAACCCGCAAGGTGCCATCACCCTGGCCCTGTGCGAAGCCGGCGACGCCGTCCTTGGTGCGGCGGATCGGAACCAGGCTCTCGGTGTCGGTAATGAGGAGGACCCGCGCGCTGGTCTGGCCCACTTCGAGGACGCGGCCGATGAGCCCGCGCGCAGAGCGAACCGGCATGCCCTTTTCCAGGCCCTTGTTGCGTCCCACGCCCAGCGTTGCAAAGCGGCGCGTGCTCGACGGCGTCGACGCGGTCAGGGTGGCGACCGCAACCACGTCCTTGCGCGTGCGGGTGAGCTTGAGCATGTCCTTGAGGCGCGCGTTCTCGGCCTCGATGGCTTCAGCCTCGACCAGGCGCGACTTCGCGATCGCGAGCTCCTTTTCGAGCTTCGCGTGGCGGCTTCCCATCTTGAAGAAGCCGGTAACGCTGTTCAGCACGTTGTCGCCGAAGCTGCGCCCCTTTGCGGTCGCTTCGGCGGCCGGGTCGGTCGCGTCGGCGGCAATCGCGCGCAAGCTCTGGAAACTGCTGGGATTGACGGCCGAGATCACGATCAGGACAAGCCCGATGACCACGCCCACCACGCCCGCAGTATGGCTGATAAACGAAGAAAATTGCGCTCTGCGGGAATATCCGGAGCGCTTGCTTGCCGGCGGCGCCATGCGCCCTGCACTCCAAGTCGAGCCGGACCTCTCCCCCGAGGGGAGGGGCTCCGGGTATTGCATCAATCAACGGGCGAGGAGCGCGCGGTGCGCTCTTCGCCTCGGCGGTGGATCAGGCGGACATCAGCACGCCCTGGTACACGGAATCTTCCATCGCACGGCCGGTGCCGAGCGCGACGCAGGACAACGGATCTTCGGCGACGCTGACGGGAAGGCCGGTTTCCTCGCGCAGATAGTCGTCGAGGCCGCGAATGAGCGCGCCGCCGCCGGTCAGGACGATGCCCTGGTCGACAATGTCGGCGGCGAGTTCGGGCGCGGTGTTTTCCAGCGCGATGCGCACGCCTTCGATGATCGCCCCGATGGGCTCGGCCAGCGCTTCGGCGACATTGGCCTGCGTGATCGAGATCTCCTTGGGCACGCCGTTCACGAGGTCGCGGCCCTTGATGTGGATCGTCTCACCTGCGCCATCTTCGGGCATGACGGCAATGCCGTAGTCCTTCTTGATGCGCTCTGCCGTGGCATCTCCGATGAGGAGGTTGTGGTGGCGGCGCACGTAGGAGACGATCGCCTCGTCCATCTTGTCGCCGCCCACCCGCACCGAGGTGGTGTAGGCAAGGCCGCGCAGCGAAAGCACGGCGACCTCGGTGGTGCCGCCGCCGATGTCGACGACCATCGAACCGACCGGTTCGGTGACAGGCATGTCGGCGCCGATTGCCGCAGCCATCGGCTCCAGGATCAGGAAGACTTCGCGCGCGCCGGCGTTGCTGGCGGCGTCGCGGATGGCGCGGCGCTCGACCGAGGTCGAGCCCGAGGGCACGCAGATCACGATCTTGGGGTAGCGGAAGAGATTGGACTTGCCGTGCACCTTGCGGATGAAGTGCTTGATCATCTCTTCGGCGATCTCGATGTCCGCGATGACGCCGTCACGAAGCGGGCGGATGGCCTCGATGTTGTCGGGCGTCTTGCCCATCATCAGCTTGGCGTCGTCGCCGACCGCCTTCACCTTCTTCACGCCGTTCATGGTCTCGATCGCGACGACCGAGGGCTCGTTCAGAACGATGCCGCGGTCCTGCACGTAAACGAGCGTGTTCGCGGTACCCAGGTCGATCGCCATGTCCTGAGAGCCGAGTTTGAAGAATCGCGAGAAGGGGCCAGCCATCTATTATCCGTATGATTTCCAGTCGCGAGGCGTTGCGCGAAGCGTGCCTGCGAAAGTCTGTTTTGCAAGAGAGAGGCTCCCTTAAACCATCGATTCGCGAAAGGCCAAAAATTTGTGTCGATTTCCGGTGGGTTTCCTCCGGTATCCGTCTCGAAATCGCGGCGCTTCGTCGTTAGTTTCAAGGGCTAGGGGTGTGCTTGCCGGCACATGCTCTGATTATGCGCCTGCAGGTGCCGTAAATTCTCCGCAAATTCAGGAATTCCATGCCCACGATTCGCCGTTTGCCCGAACATCTCGTCAACCGCATCGCTGCCGGTGAGGTTGTCGAGCGCCCGGCCTCGGCGCTCAAGGAGCTGGTGGAAAACGCGGTGGACGCGGGCGCCACGCAGATCACCGTGCGCATCGCCTCGGGTGGCTTGGACCTCATCGAGGTCACCGACGATGGCTGCGGCATGCGCCCCGACGAAATGGCCCTCGCGCTCGAGCGTCACGCAACCTCGAAACTTCCCGACGAACATATCGAGATGGTCTCGACATTGGGCTTCCGCGGCGAGGCGCTGCCTTCGATCGGCTCGGTTGCGCGCCTCACGATCGAGAGCCGCCCGCGCGGCGCGGACGAGGGCTGGAAGCGGGTGACCGACCATGGCGTGGTGAGCGAGGATGGTCCGGCGGCCCTGCCGCCCGGAACCCGCATCCGGGTCGAGGACCTGTTCGGCAAGGTGCCCGCGCGCCGCAAGTTCCTGCGCACGCCGCGCTCCGAATACGCCGCGTGCCAGGACGTGGTGCGCCGTCTTGCGATGGCCCGGCCGGACATCGGTTTCGTCCTCGAACACGACGGGCGCCGCGTCATCGCGGTCCAACCCGATGAAGAACTGGCTTCACGTGTCGCTCGACTTGTGGCGCGCGAACTCGCCGAGGATGGCGTCCTCATCGATTCCGAGCGGGGCAACGCCCACCTGACGGGCGTTGCAGGCTTGCCGACCTACAACCGCGGTGTCGCCGATCACCAGTACCTTTTCGTCAACGGCCGTCCGGTCAAGGATCGCCTCCTGACAGGTGCCGTGCGCGGGGCTTATGCCGACATGCTGGCGCGTGATCGGCATGCGGTGCTCGCCCTTTTCCTCTCGATCCCGCCCGAAGAGGTCGACGTCAACGTCCATCCGGCGAAGACCGAAGTTCGCTTCCGGGACCCGGCCTTCATCCGCGGTTTCCTGGTCGGCGCGCTGCGTCACGCGCTGGAAGCGGCCGGACAGAAAAGCGCGCAGCCACCCTCGGCGAACGCCATGGGCAACTGGCAGGTCGAGCCCGCAGCGCCAGCTCGCAGCGCAGAGCCCGCGCCCTCGATCGGCTCGCTCTTTGCACGCGAATACGCTCCCCAGCGCACCTCCTTCCCGAGTGGCGGCGGGTCAGGGCGCGTGGCCGAAGGCGCCGCCGCCTGGCGTGCCTACGAGGCCGACGTCATGGCGCAGCCTTCGGGCCGGGCCGAAGCTCTTTCCGAAGAGCCCGACGCGGCGGAGGAAGAGGCGCTGCGCTATCCCCTGGGTGTGGCGCGCGGCCAGATTTCGAACACCTACATCGTGGCCGAGGCCGAAGATGGCCTCGTCATCGTGGACCAGCACGCCGCGCACGAACGCCTGGTGCTCGAACGCCTCAAAGCGGCGGGCGCGGAAGAGGCGATGAACCACAGCCAGGCGCTCCTCCTTCCCGAGGTGGTCGAACTGGAGGAAGTCGCGTGCGATGCGCTGGAGGAGAAACTGGAGGATCTCGCGCGCTTCGGCCTCGTGCTTGAACGCTTCGGGCCCGGCGCGATGCTGGTGCGTGCAATCCCCTCTGTCCTGCGCAAGTCGAGCGCGGAGGCGCTGGTGCGCGATGTGGCCGACGATCTGGCCAAGAACGGCGATGCCTTGCTCCTGGGCGAGCGGCTCGATCTCGTGCTGGCGACGATGGCCTGCCATGGCTCGGTCCGGGCCGGTCGCACGCTTTCGGTGGCCGAGATGAACGCGCTGCTGCGTGAAATGGAGCACACGCCGCGCTCGGGGCAATGCAACCATGGACGCCCTACGTGGGTTAAGCTGGCTCACGCAGATATCGAGAAACTGTTCGGGCGAAAGTGATGCACGCAAGATGGATGGGGCTGGCGCTGGTTGCGGCGCTGGCCGGCTGTGGCTCCGAGGATACCGTGGCCGAAAGGAAGGCCGATGCGGCGAAGGACGTCGCCATGGTCAAGCGGATGAGCAAGGCTCCGTTCGAGCCGATCATCCCGCAGCCCATCGCCGATGTGGACATGGAGCGCTATGGCCTGTCGCATCGCGGCTGCCGCTTCACGGCCAAGGGCGATGAGAACCCGATCTTCGTCGCAGGTCCGGACGAGGGCTTCATGATCGTGCCGCCCGACCTTGACCGCTATGCCGCGCGCACGACCAGTGCCGAGCTGCCGGGCGGCGCGCATTCGACGTACACGGGCCTTGAAAACTGGTTGGATATCATCCGCTTGCCCGACGATGAGACGGGAGGGGATGCCGTCAACTGGCCCGCGCGCATCATGCTCCACGATGCGCAGGAGCGGGTCGCCTTCATGGCCGACGGCATGATGGATTGCACGCCGCCGGACACCGACTAGCGTCGCGTTACAGGGTGGTGGT is drawn from Novosphingobium decolorationis and contains these coding sequences:
- a CDS encoding translocation/assembly module TamB domain-containing protein; this translates as MAQDELPDTGETDTVEAAPTKPSLWHRARIRLVKTVVAAVLGIVVLVAAVIFGIDTGPGHRFVAEQIAGLTFENGMRLRVGRIEGSLYGEMTLHDLSVRDTKGEFLFSPEIHVDWRPFAYLQNHVDVRSATAGQMVLRRVPVFKETPPSEGPLLPDLDIDIGELRVDRFIAEAPVSGERRIMSLSGETHISDGRAIVDAKGATIPIEGKEGGDSFLVKLDAQPAKNRLGIDLDLKAPTEGVIAALAGFTQPMDLALTGKGDWASWDGTLKGSYGGAPLADLALRARDGTFQVRGDTQVARLFEGPTAALLGPITRLDVTAALAERSMAVKGEVSSDAFRLVPAGRIDLSDNTFEDFTLDFTLLSPSVLTENLHGSGVDAHLALDGAFATPSVDYEITAARLVMNDMGLQGFTARGAATVDAERILIPVSARVARITGLDAVAGGTLEQVRLDGDVAVKGTRILSDNMRLRSDRIDAGLLLVADMSEGFYTGALDGRIDNYELSSVGILTINADMELKGEGANYGLDGTVKARSTKLLNENVATYLGGDFAVSSRVRYGADGVARFSNVNLTAPYLNVRGGSGLWSPDGRIAFNADGTSEQYGAIAVRVKGTMTDPDAHLTAERPGLGIGLANVDARVTGAKGGYRLDMTSDTDYGPLKADVTLEMAKAMAVQINSATLSGIDFAGRLVQTASGPFAGQLSASGNGVGGKVDLSADGEYQAAKFNLRAKDTVFQGPANLAIGSAIVDGRAVLYDQPLLVADAQVSGVSMGEYNLAAGRVLIDYRDGAGRAKGLVEGVSGIPFRLGFNAEMQPELWRVALRGRMRGQTVKTINPARIAIKEDGYELLPSAVSIGGGTLRLSGDYGAGMSLKARLEGLDVAMANAFMPGLGLGGTVNGSVDFAQENAASFPQADARLTLANFTRTSSSTVSEPVNMNLVGKLLADGAEVRSVVRRRGSVIGRMAANLRPLPASEGPWMARLLEAPLSGGIRYNGPAATLFSFAGQPGQSLTGSVGLAADFSCKLMDPCLKGVVKGRGLTYENQAYGTRLSEMDLEGAFTGDRFALRSLNGKAGDGTIKANGFVSLSAAGGYPMDIKVELDDARLAKSSSLSASASGSLRFQKKPSETPLLSGEIRLPETRYQIVMDSVSEVPKLTGVRFKPRRGPVRVSGDEEAESMAGAFGNIRLDLHLLAPEKLYVSGMGLESEWSADFTINGTSSEPTMAGKVELVRGTLGFAGRSFDLSEGLITFNGGRTIDPTVAITATESIEDVQVSVIVSGQAYDPQFDFNSSPSLPDDEIVSRILFGSSVANLSAIQAVQLASSLNSLRASGGGLNPLGSLRSATGVDRLRILGADEDSGRGTALAAGQYLTDDIYVELITDARGFTATQLEVSVTNWLSVLSQAGGSGVNSVNVRIRKDY
- a CDS encoding PilZ domain-containing protein translates to MYAGNPGDRLSGRHEVLLSARCRKSPWKVFDVEIGNLGTGGCSILRSRESFAQGEEVTLRFAHLKPRKARVRWVREGAVGIEFVHALAPATITDLNARYGLSMAVPQDPA
- the rodA gene encoding rod shape-determining protein RodA, yielding MSLMNLPAVFARQPWIVLIPLFALVGLGGAVLYSAAGGSLHPYAQSHVLRFGLFLVMAFVISMFSRNFFRIMAYPTYALILMLLVLVELVGAVGIGVGSGSQRWLDLGFMTLQPSELMKPGIVLVLAKFYETLPAPLTRSWRGLVPACILIGIPAVFVLIQPDLGTALAICFGGVVIMFLAGLPISWFFGATVPLIAIVPAAFFFVLHDYQRKRVLTLFDPEADPQGDGYHIIQSKIAIGSGGVFGKGFGNGSQSHLQYLPEAHTDFVFATMAEEWGMVGGLFVIAVFAIILGWGLRVAAKAPDRFSSLLAAGMSTTIFFYVAINLMMVMGMAPVVGIPLPWMSHGGTSMLTNMICLGVLLAVNRWNRGPSSFT
- the mrdA gene encoding penicillin-binding protein 2, translating into MKFRFRRAKPKPHISNGILRNSFDRRTVVLGSVQGGVACLLAARLGYLAVFENEKYQLEAESNRVNLSLIAPRRGWILDRHGTPLASNRADFRVDVIPERMHDKAETVAMLGDLLDLTPVARQDLQDKLEDARGFAPVQVASGLDLDRFSAVSVRLPELPGVVTQRGYSRYYPDGVNVGHLIGYVGAASAEEYEKDRDPLLLTPGYKVGKDGLEKVFEKELRGKPGARRTEVTARGRIIRDLETRDDIPGDTVKLTIDAGLQSYAARRIGTESGSVVVMDCHNGDILAMASMPSFDPNSFSDGIGRLEWKMLSDDDHVPLRNKVLRGLYPPGSTVKPMVSLAFREAGLDPNETVYCGGGLRVGNRVFHCWNRRGHGQVDMAKGIYQSCDVYFYAMVQRMGMDVIAAMARKLGLGQEFDLPVVGQSYGTVPDPAWKLRKYEREWQTFDSVNATIGQGYFLVNPLQQAVMASRIASGLNLQPRLIHTGKPQHAESLGIPQDHLDYVHKAMSDVVNGPGTAHRAALPMKDVLLAGKTGTAQVVSLSISNGKTGPFKYRDHGHFICFAPWDKPRYACAVAIEHGGGSGAAYPIARDVMTYLWDKEAAMERLTEYESQWGGTAQERADSRYGSYVRQYGVSAPKVSTEQEAEAVRDAENTQSQPQPIMSEAQSPRPEPVASPSANASPDTSDAAPSATTSAGQSTQ
- the mreD gene encoding rod shape-determining protein MreD — translated: MLEGPTTRRDDGPRPRINRAPSPILAQVVPWLSVVLATIVPTWFVIASAPMFPPFGFLTFLAWRQLRPGLLPLWAGLPLGLVDDLFSGQPFGSAVLLWSLAAIAIDNLEERFPWRNFATEWLVATSLIILYILGSYLLSNLVAANAPIHVVVPQLVISIFAYPLIGRLVAVLDRLRLTAVRITR
- the mreC gene encoding rod shape-determining protein MreC, which encodes MVIGLVLIVISAVNPSSFQSLRAIAADATDPAAEATAKGRSFGDNVLNSVTGFFKMGSRHAKLEKELAIAKSRLVEAEAIEAENARLKDMLKLTRTRKDVVAVATLTASTPSSTRRFATLGVGRNKGLEKGMPVRSARGLIGRVLEVGQTSARVLLITDTESLVPIRRTKDGVAGFAQGQGDGTLRVRLVNLGINPLKKGDVIVSSGAGGLYRPGTPMAVLTEILRDGAIARVISNPTDADYVLVERAWAPEAPPVEAPAEKP
- a CDS encoding rod shape-determining protein; the encoded protein is MAGPFSRFFKLGSQDMAIDLGTANTLVYVQDRGIVLNEPSVVAIETMNGVKKVKAVGDDAKLMMGKTPDNIEAIRPLRDGVIADIEIAEEMIKHFIRKVHGKSNLFRYPKIVICVPSGSTSVERRAIRDAASNAGAREVFLILEPMAAAIGADMPVTEPVGSMVVDIGGGTTEVAVLSLRGLAYTTSVRVGGDKMDEAIVSYVRRHHNLLIGDATAERIKKDYGIAVMPEDGAGETIHIKGRDLVNGVPKEISITQANVAEALAEPIGAIIEGVRIALENTAPELAADIVDQGIVLTGGGALIRGLDDYLREETGLPVSVAEDPLSCVALGTGRAMEDSVYQGVLMSA